The sequence below is a genomic window from Streptomyces sp. V1I1.
GCCGTTGCGCATCGGGACCGGGGGCGGTGCCTGCTGCCCGAACTGCGGGGGGCCGTACTGCGGCTGCTGCATGGAATGGGACATGGATGTCCTCCGGGGACGTGGAGTGTGGTGCGGACTTGCCGAAAGTTTCGTGTAGCGACGGGTTAATGAGAACAGAGGCTGTGAACCGAGTCAACACGATTCACGAGATTCAGGTTTACTCACGCTGTGAAGGGATGCGTCTTTCGTGCGCCGGTATGCTCGGCGACACAGCAGGCGGGCAGACCGGCTGGCGTGGGAGAGGGAGGCGGCCAGGTGCCGGAGAACGCAAGCGAGGTGACCGCCGCCGGGATTGCCCGGCTGGCAGGAGTCGGACGGGCCGCGGTCAGTAACTGGCGGCGACGGCACGCGGACTTCCCCAAACCCGTGGGCGGGACCGAGACCAGTCCGTCGTTCGCCCTGGCAGAGGTCGAGCAGTGGCTGCGTGACCAGGGGAAACTCGCCGAAGTCCCGCTGCGCGAACGGGTCTGGCAACTACTCGCCGACCACCCGGCGACGGCCGCCACCGCGCTGGTCCAGGCCGGCTGCACCCTGCTGCTCGTACGGGACAGGCCGAGCTTGTGGCAGGAGCTGTCGGCGGCCTCCGACAAGCGCATGGCGGAACTGCTGCCGACCGCGATGGAGCCGGTGCTGGGGGGGCGCTTCGGCGAGGACCGAGGTGACCTCTTCCGTGAGCTCGGGGCCTTGGAAGGCTCTTCGGGCGTGCCCTCGATCGCCGGAGGGGTTCACAGCGTGCCCCTGCTGCGCTCGGTCGCCGAGCTCGCCGCCGAGCTGGGCCACCGGGAGACCTACGAGTTCCTGTTCGGGCGCTTCCTCGACACCAACCTCCGCCAGTACACCCTCACGCCGCCCGGCCCCGCCGCCCTCATGGCTGCCGTCGCCGGGCCCGCCGCGACCGTGCTCGACCCGGCCGCCGGAGCAGGCACCCTGCTGCGCGCCGTCGAGAACCCCGCCGCCCTGTACGCCCAGGACGCCGACCCCGACCTCTCCGCGCTCACCGCGCTGCGCCTCGCCCTGCACTGCGACGCCACGGTCCGCGCCCGCTGCGGTGACACCCTGCGCGCCGACGCCTTCCCCGAGGCCTCCGTCGACGCCGTGCTCTGTCACCCGCCGTTCAACGAGCGCAACTGGGGCCACGACGAACTCGCCTACGACCCGCGCTGGGAGTACGGCTTCCCGGCCCGCACCGAGTCCGAACTGGCCTGGGTGCAGCACGCGCTGGCCCGACTGCGCCCCGGCGGCACCGCCGTCCTGCTGATGCCGCCGGCCGCCGCGTCCCGCCGCTCGGGACGCCGTATCCGCGCGGGCCTGCTGCGCCGCGGCGCGCTTCGGGCCGTCGTCTCGCTGCCGGCCGGCGCCGCGCCCCCGTACGGCATCCCCCTCCACCTCTGGGTGCTGCGCAGGCCCGAGGCGGGCAAGCCGTCCGCGTCCGAACTGCTGCTCGTGGACACCGCCGAGCTGGCCGGAGCCGGCGGCGGCCGCGACAAGCTCGACTGGCAGGCCGTCCAGAGTGCCGTACTCGACGCCTGGCAGCCCTTCGACCGGCACGGCACGGCCGAGGAGCGTCCGGGTGTCAGCCGCGCGGTCCCGGTCATCGAACTCCTCGACGACGACGTGGACCTGGCCCCCGCCCGGCACCTCCCGCCCCCGGCCGCGGGCGGCGGGGCGGCCGAGCTGCTGCGCGTACGGGACCGGCTCGCCGACACCCTCCGGCTGACCGGCGAACTCACCCCGGCGCCGTCCGCCCACGACCGGCCCGCGCCCTGGCCCGCCACCACGGTCGGCGAACTGGCACGCGCGGGCGCGCTGGTGATCCGGGCCGGCGGCACGGGCGCGTTGTCCGGTGCATCCGTACCCGTACTCAGCGAGCAGGACGTCCTCGCCGGCACCGCGCCCTCGGGCACGCTCCCCGAAGGACCCGACGAGGAGGCCGTGCTCGTCGCGGAAGGCGATGTCGTCGTGCCCGTGCTCGGTGGCGGTTCGGTCGTACGCGTCGTCGACGCGGCGACGGCGGGCGCGGCGCTCGGCCGCAACCTCCAGCTGCTGCGCCCTGATCCGGCGGCGCTCGACCCGTGGTTCCTCGCCGGGTTCCTGCGTGGCACCGCCAACACCCGGCAGGCCAGCAGCTATGCGTCCACCTCGACCCGGCTGGACGTACGCCGACTGCAGCTGCCCCGGCTGCCGTTGGCCGACCAGCGGCGGTACGGTGAACGCTTCCGCGCACTGGCCGCGTTCGAGGACGCGCTGCGACTGACGGGGCGACTGGGGGAGCAGCTGGTCCAGGGTCTGTACGACGGTCTGGCGGACGGCAGTCTCACGGCGTGACCGGTTCGACAACGGTTCCGTACAACCCGGCAGCCGTTGCCCGTGTCGGTGTATACGCTCGTCCTCGCATACCGCCTCGTCCCCAGGCCTTCAGGAGCACCAATGCATGGCCCCGGCTATATGCCGCCGCAGCCTCCGCGCGACATACCGACGTCGGTGATCGTGCTGCGGGTGCTCTTCGCGATACTCCCCGTCTTCAGCTGCGGGATGCTGGCCTGGGGCACGATGCTGCGGCTCGCGCTCGTCACCAAGCGCGCGCTCGACTGGGTGCTCTTCGCGGTGGTGCTGGTCTCCTTCATTGCCTGCTTCGGCGTGTTGCTGTCGGACCCCACCGAAAACCTGACCATGACCCGGTCGGATGTGTCGATCGGCATCATGCTCGCCGTTGCCTTGGCCGTCGAGCCCTACTTCCTGTACGCGGACATCAAGCACTTCTCTTCCCGGGTCGCGCAGCCGTACTACGGGCCCACCGTGCCCTACGGCCTGCCGCCGCAGGCACAGCCGCTGCCGCCGAAGCCGCCCGTGGCCGGATACGGCTACCCGACGGTCCCGCACCAGCCGCAGCCGCAGTCCCGGCCGCAGCCGCAGTCCCGGCCCCAGCCGCAGCCGCAGCCGCACTCCCCGTCCGACAAGCCCCGCATCGACCAGGTACGCGCCGAGCTCGACGAGCTCAGCGACTACCTCCGCAAGGAGCAGGGCCGGGAGCAGCGCCCGGAGCAGGGCCGGTGAACGGACGCGTCATCGCGAGCCGTTACGAGCTCTCCACCGTCATCGGCCAGGGCGGAATGGGCCAGGTCTGGACGGCGTACGACAATCGCCTCGACCGCCGCGTCGCCGTCAAGCTGCTCCGCCCCGACCACATGGCCGCGGCCGCCGCCGCCGACGACATGCGCCGCCGCTTCGTCCGCGAGTGCCGGGTCACCGCCCAGGTCTCGCACCCCGGTCTGGTCACCGTCCATGACGCGGGCAGCGACGGCGAGGAGCTCTTCCTCGTCATGCAGTACGTCGAGGGCGCGGACCTCGCCGACCATCTCGCCGAGCAGGAGCCGTACCCCTGGCCGTGGGCCGTCTCGGTCGCCGCCCAGCTGTGCGCGGTGCTCGCCGCCGTGCACGCCGTGCCGATCGTCCACCGCGACCTCAAGCCGCGGAACGTCATGGTGAAGCCCGACGGCACGGTCACGGTCCTCGACCTCGGCGTCGCGTCCGTCATCGACGTGGACACCACCCGCCTCACGCACACCGGATCGCCGATCGGCAGCCCCGCCTATATGGCCCCCGAGCAGGCGATGGGCGGCGCGGTCGGCCCGTACACCGATCTCTACGCCCTCGGCGTGCTGTTGCACGAACTACTCAGCGGGAACGTCCCGTTCGCGGGCTCCACCGCACTCGGTGTGCTGCACCGCCATCTCTACGAGCCGCCGCTCCCGGTCCGCCAGCTGCGCCCCGACATCCCCGAGCCGCTCGAAGCACTGGTCCTGCGGCTGCTGGCCAAGGACCCGCAGCACCGCCCGACGGGCGCGCAGGAGGTGTACGAGGCGCTCGCCCCGCTGCTGCCCAGCCGCGGCGCGCCCGCAGGACCGCTCGACCCGACCCGGCCCTTCCTGCGCCCGCACGCCCCCTGGCCGGACCGTGTCACCGCCCCGCCGCCGCCCATGACACCCCCGACTCCGCCGGCGCCACGCCCCGATGTCGCGGCCGCCGTCGACGAGGTCAAGCGCCTCCTCGGCGAGGGCAGCATCACCCGTGCCGTGGACATCCTCGGCGGGATCCTCCCGGCGGCCGCCGCCGAACACGGCGAGCACTCGCCGGTCGTACGGATCCTGCGCAAACAGTACGCGACGACGCTGATGGACGACGGGCAGTACCGCCGTGCGCTTCCCGAGCTGCGGCGGCTTGCCGACGACCGGGCCGCCGAGGCGGGCCCGGCCGACCCGCAGACGCTGCAGTACCGCTACGACGCCGCGCAGTGCCTGGAACAGCTGGGCGAGGCGGCCGCCGCGCTCGCCGAGTACCGCGCCGTCCTGCCGTACTACGAAAACAAGCAGTCGGGCGGCGCGGACACGGCCCGCGCCTTCGACGTCCGCCACCGGATCGGGAATCTGCTGCTCGCCGTGGGCGACCACACGGCGGCGAGCCACCAGTTGCAGGGCCTGCTGTACGACGCCGAGCGGGCGTTGGGGCCGTACCACCAGCTGCCGGTCGAGCTGCGACGCGCGCTCAACCGGCAGCAGCAGTTCCACAGCAAGTAACCGCGGGAGCACCTAACCGCGGGACTCTCGCCGAACGATCAGTTCGCGCGCAGATACGCCGAGGTGGACACCCGCCCCAGCAGGCTCAGCCGCGAAGTCCCGCTCGCCAGGTGCTTGTCCAGGGCGTCCTGCACCCCGGGCCACGCCTTGTCGCCGTAGTCGTCGAGGACCACGATCCCGCCCGGGGCCACGATCTGCTCGGCCCATTCCAGATCGGCACGCACCCCGTCCAAGGAGTGATCGCCGTCCACCACGATCACTCCGTACTCCCGGTCGGAGACGGCGGCCCGCACCTCCGGATCACCCGAGAAGCCCTGCTGGATTCGCGCGTCGATCACCGAACCGACGCCGCCGAGCGCCAGATTGGCCCGTACGACGTCCTCGCGCACCGGCGTGCCGGTGGGATCCGCGCCCTGCGGGGCGGCACCGGGCTGAAGCTGCGCGCCCGCCAGCGGATCGACGATCGTCAGATGCGGTTCGAGCCCGGACCGGTGCAGCATCCGCAGCAGTCCCGCGGCGAACATCCCGTACAGAGTGCCGATTTCGAGGACATTGCCGTTCGGCGGGGAGAGCAGCGGCACCGTGGCGAGCTTTCCGCACACGTTGGAGGTGGACCCGGCCAGCCTGCCCACGCCGAGCGACTCCAGGGCGATCACCGTGCGATAGGCGACGGTCACATTGCGGAGAGCGTGTTCACTGCCGTTTGCCACGCCCTGGATCTGACGCGCGAGGGTGTCGATCTGGGCGGCGGTGGGCGTCCGGT
It includes:
- a CDS encoding serine/threonine-protein kinase → MNGRVIASRYELSTVIGQGGMGQVWTAYDNRLDRRVAVKLLRPDHMAAAAAADDMRRRFVRECRVTAQVSHPGLVTVHDAGSDGEELFLVMQYVEGADLADHLAEQEPYPWPWAVSVAAQLCAVLAAVHAVPIVHRDLKPRNVMVKPDGTVTVLDLGVASVIDVDTTRLTHTGSPIGSPAYMAPEQAMGGAVGPYTDLYALGVLLHELLSGNVPFAGSTALGVLHRHLYEPPLPVRQLRPDIPEPLEALVLRLLAKDPQHRPTGAQEVYEALAPLLPSRGAPAGPLDPTRPFLRPHAPWPDRVTAPPPPMTPPTPPAPRPDVAAAVDEVKRLLGEGSITRAVDILGGILPAAAAEHGEHSPVVRILRKQYATTLMDDGQYRRALPELRRLADDRAAEAGPADPQTLQYRYDAAQCLEQLGEAAAALAEYRAVLPYYENKQSGGADTARAFDVRHRIGNLLLAVGDHTAASHQLQGLLYDAERALGPYHQLPVELRRALNRQQQFHSK
- a CDS encoding N-6 DNA methylase; its protein translation is MPENASEVTAAGIARLAGVGRAAVSNWRRRHADFPKPVGGTETSPSFALAEVEQWLRDQGKLAEVPLRERVWQLLADHPATAATALVQAGCTLLLVRDRPSLWQELSAASDKRMAELLPTAMEPVLGGRFGEDRGDLFRELGALEGSSGVPSIAGGVHSVPLLRSVAELAAELGHRETYEFLFGRFLDTNLRQYTLTPPGPAALMAAVAGPAATVLDPAAGAGTLLRAVENPAALYAQDADPDLSALTALRLALHCDATVRARCGDTLRADAFPEASVDAVLCHPPFNERNWGHDELAYDPRWEYGFPARTESELAWVQHALARLRPGGTAVLLMPPAAASRRSGRRIRAGLLRRGALRAVVSLPAGAAPPYGIPLHLWVLRRPEAGKPSASELLLVDTAELAGAGGGRDKLDWQAVQSAVLDAWQPFDRHGTAEERPGVSRAVPVIELLDDDVDLAPARHLPPPAAGGGAAELLRVRDRLADTLRLTGELTPAPSAHDRPAPWPATTVGELARAGALVIRAGGTGALSGASVPVLSEQDVLAGTAPSGTLPEGPDEEAVLVAEGDVVVPVLGGGSVVRVVDAATAGAALGRNLQLLRPDPAALDPWFLAGFLRGTANTRQASSYASTSTRLDVRRLQLPRLPLADQRRYGERFRALAAFEDALRLTGRLGEQLVQGLYDGLADGSLTA
- a CDS encoding class I SAM-dependent methyltransferase, whose translation is MPSLLRNRLAKWVLSPADTMIERRIEQHVKHATQALQTDLDALHRKVAALQNPQYGLGLLVDGTGRSGHRTPTAAQIDTLARQIQGVANGSEHALRNVTVAYRTVIALESLGVGRLAGSTSNVCGKLATVPLLSPPNGNVLEIGTLYGMFAAGLLRMLHRSGLEPHLTIVDPLAGAQLQPGAAPQGADPTGTPVREDVVRANLALGGVGSVIDARIQQGFSGDPEVRAAVSDREYGVIVVDGDHSLDGVRADLEWAEQIVAPGGIVVLDDYGDKAWPGVQDALDKHLASGTSRLSLLGRVSTSAYLRAN